A stretch of Heptranchias perlo isolate sHepPer1 chromosome 1, sHepPer1.hap1, whole genome shotgun sequence DNA encodes these proteins:
- the rasl11b gene encoding ras-like protein family member 11B: MRLIQNMSTIQEYGPAEYAPNNRVIKIAVIGGSAVGKTALVVRFLTRRFIGDYERNAGTLYSRQVQVDREQLALQVQDTPGVQINGQSLSCNDLLTRSIQWADAIVLVYSITDYKSYELISHLHQHVCRVHPESRVPVIIVGNKADLLHAKQVEPHHGLQLANVLGCTFYEVSASENYNDVYNAFHVLCKEISKQQISSIVEKRKTSIIPRPKSPNMLDLRRRFKQALSAKVRTATSV; the protein is encoded by the exons ATGCGCCTGATTCAGAACATGTCGACGATTCAGGAGTACGGACCTGCGGAATATGCCCCCAACAACCGGGTCATCAAGATCGCGGTCATCGGCGGCAGCGCCGTGGGCAAAACCG cTCTGGTAGTGCGATTTCTAACCAGGAGGTTCATCGGAGACTATGAAAGAAACGCAG GTACTTTGTACTCCAGACAAGTCCAAGTAGATAGAGAACAACTTGCACTACAAGTTCAAGACACGCCAGGTGTTCAG ATAAATGGACAAAGTCTGAGCTGCAATGACCTACTTACCAGATCCATACAGTGGGCTGATGCGATTGTGCTGGTCTATTCAATCACAGACTACAAAAGCTATGAACTGATCAGTCACCTCCACCAACATGTCTGCCGTGTGCATCCAGAGAGTAGAGTTCCTGTCATAATTGTAGGAAACAAGGCTGACCTACTTCATGCTAAACAAGTGGAACCTCACCATGGCCTCCAGTTAGCAAACGTATTAGGATGCACCTTCTATGAGGTGTCTGCCAGTGAAAACTATAATGATGTGTACAATGCTTTTCATGTCCTTTGCAAAGAGATTAGTAAACAACAAATTAGCAGCATTGTCGAAAAGAGAAAAACGTCCATTATACCTAGGCCGAAATCACCGAACATGCTAGATTTGAGGAGGCGGTTCAAGCAAGCTCTTTCTGCCAAAGTGCGGACTGCAACATCTGTCTGA